In Tenrec ecaudatus isolate mTenEca1 chromosome 4, mTenEca1.hap1, whole genome shotgun sequence, a single window of DNA contains:
- the C4H11orf16 gene encoding uncharacterized protein C11orf16 homolog, giving the protein MVLFSGGFCEPRTSPPGPGMPAPKYCSVTATLKAPCWGGAAPLWDLSFACPFALRPPWLTGHNLLTRCVSNHPWLQTADPARQGPGWPGRTGDGADTWVLARREPDGFYYRAQIKAAPELERQGALLVEFEAPQVTGPRLSVQRHHVVLKEEAIQLSPPTVSPLCPGDKVLAPWEPNGQRYGPGTVLLGLETRKPERGPQDEEITVHFWNGKMTTVPPGGAVWVPPAVWQAAVERLLKPVTREPLRPLLWAPCCSLLGPGPGCVHTGLSLGTPFLCPLCPPHTCYQPLCLGSLCCCPSARPTWWPLPGTGTEDTARELPGPELKPTPQLLPLEGPQEGMTVHRPRSVSPSTFSEDDLENDPQMCLPQRLLGSSTLNADPVLEKSPRQSGLCQPAWRYWRRNGPEPRPRQPELWDILET; this is encoded by the exons ATGGTGTTGTTCTCAGGTGGCTTCTGTGAGCCACGGACTTCTCCACCGGGCCCTGGGATGCCTGCACCCAAATACTGCAGCGTGACTGCCACCCTGAAGGCCCCTTGCTGGGGTGGGGCGGCTCCTCTCTGGGACCTGTCCTTCGCCTGCCCCTTTGCCCTACGACCTCCCTGGCTCACCGGGCACAACCTCCTCACAAG ATGTGTGTCTAATCACCCATGgctccaaactgctgacccagcCCGGCAGGGGCCTGGCTGGCCGGGAAGAACTGGAGACGGTGCCGATACATGGGTCCTGGCAAGAAGGGAACCAGATGGCTTTTATTACCGGGCTCAGATAAAGGCTGCTCCTGAG CTGGAGAGGCAGGGGGCCCTGCTTGTGGAATTTGAggccccccaggtcacaggccCAAGGCTGTCAGTCCAGCGGCACCATGTGGTCTTGAAGGAAGAAGCCATTCAGCTCTCACCACCCACAGTATCCCCACTGTGCCCTGGGGACAAGGTGCTGGCACCCTGGGAGCCTAACGGACAGCGGTACGGCCCTGGCACTGTTCTCTTGGGCTTGGAGACCAGAAAGCCTGAGAGAG GGCCCCAGGATGAGGAAATCACGGTTCACTTCTGGAATGGCAAGATGACCACAGTGCCTCCAGGTGGGGCCGTCTGGGTGCCTCCTGCGGTCTGGCAGGCGGCTGTGGAGAGGCTGCTCAAGCCCGTCACCAGGGAGCCCCTCAGGCCCCTTCTCTGGGCTCCTTGCTGCTCTCTGCTGGGGCCAGGCCCTGGCTGTGTCCACACCGGGCTTTCTCTGGGCACTCCGTTCCTCTGCCCTCTCTGCCCGCCCCACACCTGCTACCAGCCGCTGTGCCTGGGCTCCCTCTGCTGCTGTCCCTCGGCTAGACCCACCTGGTGGCCTCTACCAGGGACCGGGACTGAGGACAcagccagggagctgccagggccAGAGCTGAAGCCCACCCCACAGCTTTTGCCTCTAGAGGGCCCCCAAGAGGGGATGACAGTGCACAGGCCCAGGAgcgtttctccctccaccttctctgAAGATGATTTAGAGAATGACCCGCAGATGTGCCTTCCCCAAAGACTGCTGGGGAGCAGCACGCTCAACGCAGACCCTGTGCTGGAGAAGTCTCCAAGGCAGAGCGGGCTCTGCCAGCCAGCATGGAGGTACTGGAGGAGAAATGGCCCCGAGCCGCGTCCTAGGCAGCCAG AACTCTGGGACATCCTGGAGACTTGA
- the ASCL3 gene encoding achaete-scute homolog 3 yields the protein MMDNRSYANLPDQLPVFSDSAHLPLAPSFYLDPMVTFHLYPEAPGPSPYPEEQPLLPCSSDTVTFENYAEACPFSFPVPYPNYRRCEYAYGPAFIRKRNERERQRVKCVNEGYAQLRHHLPEEYLDKRLSKVETLRAAIKYITHLQSLLCPERAEATKNPGTGLPLLATTSHHTDPIFRIV from the coding sequence atgatggacaacagaagctaCGCCAATCTGCCGGACCAACTGCCCGTCTTCTCCGATTCGGCCCACCTGCCACTGGCCCCGTCCTTCTATCTGGACCCAATGGTCACTTTCCACCTGTACCCTGAGGCCCCAGGGCCATCCCCTTACCCCGAAGAGCAGCCGCTGCTGCCCTGTTCGAGCGACACGGTGACATTCGAGAACTATGCTGAAGCCTGCCCCTTCTCTTTCCCAGTGCCTTACCCAAACTACAGACGGTGTGAGTACGCCTACGGGCCGGCCTTCATCCGCAAGAGGAATGAACGCGAGAGGCAGCGGGTGAAATGTGTCAACGAGGGCTATGCCCAGCTCCGCCATCACCTGCCCGAGGAGTATCTGGACAAGCGGCTCAGCAAAGTGGAAACGCTCAGGGCTGCCATCAAGTACATCACGCACCTACAGTCCCTTCTGTGCCCTGAGAGGGCGGAGGCCACCAAGAATCCAGGGACCGGGCTTCCCCTCCTGGCGACCACCAGCCACCACACTGACCCCATATTTAGAATCGTCTGA
- the LOC142444826 gene encoding A-kinase-interacting protein 1-like — protein MEDCLAAAALTGLDRRSLQRSARLGQEVLERAKRRAVNWHSVEPPKGSGMRPDPERPLASDPQRLPPAERQERFPTLSASFRTMAEFMDYASSQCGKYYSSVPEDGGATHVSRYHRGKSELSWGSDSGSSQRPDAAFGLEGQDQASPRDPGAYQPAESISKDLYIEVYPGTYSVTVGSSDVTKKTHVVAVGSGQSVDLVFPV, from the exons ATGGAGGACTGCCTGGCAGCGGCGGCGCTGACCGGGCTGGACCGACGTAGCCTGCAGCGTTCGGCCAGGCTGGGCCAAGAGGTGTTGGAGCGCGCCAAGCGGAGAGCGGTGAACTGGCACTCAGTGGAGCCCCCCAAAGGCAGTGGGATGAGGCCCGACCCCGAGAGGCCGCTGGCCTCCGACCCCCAGCGCCTACCCCCAGCAGAG AGACAAGAGAGATTCCCCACCCTCAGTGCATCCTTCCGAACAATGGCTGAGTTCATGGACTATGCATCAAGTCAGTGTGGG AAATATTACTCATCTGTGCCAGAGGACGGAGGGGCAACTCACGTGTCTCGTTACCACAGAGGGAAGTCGGAGCTGTCCTGGGGCTCAGACTCGGGGAGTAGTCAG AGACCAGACGCTGCCTTTGGCCTTGAAGGCCAGGATCAAGCCTCGCCGCGTGACCCAGGGGCCTACCAACCT GCTGAGAGCATCTCTAAGGACCTGTACATAGAAGTCTACCCAGGGACCTACTCCGTCACTGTCGGCTCCAGTGACGTCACCAAGAAGACTCAcgtggtggcagtgggttcgggGCAGAGCGTGGACTTGGTCTTTCCCGTATGA